In one Siniperca chuatsi isolate FFG_IHB_CAS linkage group LG14, ASM2008510v1, whole genome shotgun sequence genomic region, the following are encoded:
- the LOC122888601 gene encoding claudin-3-like, producing MSMGMEIVGIALGVLGFIIAIVTCALPMWRVTAFIGANIITAQTIWEGLWMNCVTQSTGQMQCKVYDSLLALPQELQASRAMTIVSIILGVLGVLISIVGAKCTNCIDDEPSKAKVMIIAGIFFVLAGLLVLIPVSWTASVVVQDFYNPLLTDAQRREMGASLYIGWGAAALLLIGGAMLCSTCPPKEKQYKPPRMAYTAPRSTSAGGGYDRKDYV from the coding sequence ATGTCGATGGGAATGGAGATTGTGGGCATTGCCCTTGGAGTCCTTGGATTTATCATTGCAATAGTGACATGCGCCCTGCCAATGTGGAGGGTGACGGCCTTCATCGGCGCCAACATCATCACAGCTCAGACCATCTGGGAGGGTTTATGGATGAACTGTGTCACCCAGAGCACGGGCCAGATGCAGTGCAAGGTCTACGACTCGTTGCTGGCCTTGCCTCAGGAGCTGCAGGCCTCCAGAGCGATGACCATCGTCTCTATCATACTTGGGGTGCTGGGGGTCTTGATCTCCATCGTCGGCGCCAAGTGCACCAACTGCATCGATGACGAGCCATCCAAGGCCAAAGTGATGATCATCGCTGGAATCTTCTTCGTCCTCGCCGGCCTTTTGGTCCTCATCCCCGTCTCCTGGACCGCCAGCGTTGTCGTCCAGGATTTCTACAACCCCCTCCTGACCGACGCGCAGAGGAGGGAGATGGGGGCATCGCTCTACATCGGCTGGGGAGCGGCAGCCCTGCTCCTGATTGGTGGGGCGATGCTGTGCAGCACCTGCCCTCCAAAAGAGAAGCAGTACAAGCCACCCCGGATGGCCTACACCGCCCCACGCAGCACCAGTGCAGGTGGAGGGTACGACAGGAAAGACTATGTTTGA
- the bicdl2l gene encoding bicaudal-D-related protein 2-like, giving the protein MYYSKSFSVLNESLRPRITTNEPLYSSLNRLEDRQSGSLRNKSSFYRPTVLPTEPQPKISVITTEPEDPEEPEDNAEQEDVVSDGQDKGNCADLLPFNNSCLISEFNLKDVDEEELVEEKDIPGELTSEGTGDSVAGGSGSSFQRNYTDGTLPDLIRSGRLLCRRQTLGHVSETLKEVRREVELSRRRSIKLKAQVDKLQESREGLGWSQHRERVTEEVLSVLRLLHPLTEPESIPPEPSHGENCLDAALVQLQDVARKLAITQTYQVKSGKGAEDSAILQQALRDRDEAIEKKKAMEAELLRSKTEMMLLNNQLLEAVQKRLELSLELEAWKEDVQLILQQQLQSQQQAEQAQKKPSRLGILRRNNRPPIQRPSNIHLSTPTTNSNQIFIPKSAGSAAPIPSTPSSTGTQRNWMDKLRRGKKDQDASGQDSELGRGDNGFQIVSLD; this is encoded by the exons ATGTACTACTCTAAGTCTTTCTCAGTCCTCAACGAGAGTTTGAGACCTCGAATCACCACCAATGAACCGCTCTACTCCTCTCTGAACAGACTGGAGGACAGGCAGTCGGGTTCGCTCAGGAACAAATCATCATTTTACCGACCAACAGTTTTGCCAACAGAACCGCAACCAAAGATCTCTGTGATCACAACAGAACCAGAAGATCCAGAGGAACCTGAAGACAATGCAGAGCAGGAGGATGTGGTCTCTGATGGCCAAGACAAAGGAAACTGTGCTGATCTGCTACCCTTTAACAACTCATGCCTCATCAGTgaattcaatttaaaagatGTGGATGAAGAGGAACTGGTTGAGGAGAAAGACATTCCAGGTGAGCTGACCTCAGAGGGGACAGGTGATTCAGTAGCCGGTGGAAGTGGGAGCTCCTTTCAGAGGAACTACACAGATGGAACTTTACCAGACCTGATCAGGAGCGGCAGGCTGCTCTGCAGACGCCAGACACTGGGACACGTCTCAGAGACG CTTAAAGAAGTGCGCAGAGAAGTGGAGCTGTCTCGGAGACGAAGTATCAAGCTTAAGGCCCAGGTGGACAAGCTACAGGAGAGCAGAGAAGGACTGGGATGGAGccaacacagagagagg GTCACAGAGGAGGTCCTGTCCGTTCTGCGGCTGCTGCACCCGCTGACAGAGCCAGAGTCCATCCCACCTGAACCCTCTCATGGGGAAAACTGCCTGGACGCAGCCCTGGTCCAACTGCAAGATGTGGCCCGGAAACTGGCAATCACCCAGACTTATCAG GTCAAATCTGGAAAAGGAGCAGAGGACAGTGCTATTCTGCAGCAGGCGCTGCGGGACAGAGATGAGGCCATAGAGAA GAAGAAGGCGATGGAGGCCGAGCTGCTGCGGAGTAAAACAGAGATGATGTTGCTGAACAACCAGCTGCTGGAGGCTGTACAGAAACGTCTGGAGCTGTCGCTGGAGCTCGAGGCCTGGAAG GAGGACGTTCAGCTgatcctccagcagcagctgcagagtcagcagcaggcagagcagGCCCAGAAGAAGCCCTCCCGCCTGGGCATCCTGAGAAGAAACAACAGACCGCCCATCCAGCGGCCGTCCAACATCCATTTGTCTACACCCACAACCAACTCAAACCAGATCTTCATCCCCAAATCTGCTGGTTCTGCTGCTCCGATTCCCAGCACACCTTCTTCTACCGGCACCCAACGCAACTGGATGGACAAGCTGAGGAGGGGCAAGAAAGACCAGGATGCATCGGGGCAGGATTCAGAGTTGGGCAGGGGTGACAATGGCTTCCAGATCGTATCACTCGATTGA
- the abhd11 gene encoding protein ABHD11 isoform X2, producing MCVLRHDAPSAVDRLKLSSISTSGAAVHCTLAESQLSLWPFLNAHAVCSGAYAAMSALCRLIQRGLLSGRPSCRLFPGQQDVCGVAPIRTASSSSPVNLTYDVFDGKGESTPLVFLHGLFGSKSNFHSIAKSLVQRTGRKVLTVDARNHGNSPHSSVLTYEAMTDDLKHLLAQLRIEKCVLVGHSMGGKTAMTTALTQAMQEVKISSDIPRSTARRMAEDQLRSLVKERSVRQFLLTNLVEQNGHYAWRVNLDAISAHLEDIMSFPSFNTIYEGPTLFLGGASSAYISSEDYPEIQRLFPNADIQYIPDASHWIHADKPLDFISSISSFLQS from the exons ATGTGCGTCCTACGTCATGACGCACCATCAGCTGTTGACAGACTGAAGCTCTCTTCAATCTCGACCTCCGGAGCTGCTGTGCATTGCACACTCGCCGAATCTCAGCTGTCATTGTGGCCGTTTTTAAACGCACATGCTGTTTGTAGCGGTGCATATGCTGCCATGAGTGCTTTGTGTCGCCTGATCCAGAGAGGACTGCTGAGCGGCCGGCCGTCGTGTCGTTTATTCCCCGGACAGCAGGATGTGTGCGGGGTGGCTCCCATCCGGACAGCCAGCTCTTCCAG CCCAGTCAACTTGACCTATGATGTCTTCGATGGGAAGGGAGAGAGCACTCCCCTGGTGTTTCTCCATGGCCTTTTTGGCAGCAAATCTAACTTCCACTCAATAGCGAAGTCCTTGGTGCAGCGCACAGGCCGAAAG GTGCTGACTGTAGATGCccgtaaccatggcaacagcccTCACAGCTCGGTGCTGACCTATGAAGCAATGACCGATGATTTGAAACACCTCCTCGCTCAGCTGCGCATCGAGAAGTGCGTCCTCGTTGGCCACAGCATGGGTGGGAAAACGGCCATGACGACCGCCCTGACGCAG GCCATGCAGGAGGTGAAGATCTCCAGTGACATCCCACGGTCCACTGCCAGGCGGATGGCTGAGGATCAGCTCCGCAGTTTGGTCAAG GAGCGCTCAGTGCGTCAGTTCCTGCTGACCAACCTGGTGGAGCAGAACGGCCACTATGCCTGGAGGGTCAACTTGGATGCCATCTCGGCGCACCTTGAGGACATCATGAGCTTCCCCAGTTTTAACACCATCTATGAGGGACCTACACTGTTTTTGGGTGGAGCCAGTTCTGCTTATATCAG CTCCGAGGATTACCCAGAAATCCAGAGGCTGTTCCCTAACGCCGACATCCAGTACATCCCAGACGCGAGCCACTGGATCCACGCAGACAAACCCTTAGATTTCATCAGCTCCATCAGCTCCTTTCTTCAGTCCTAG
- the abhd11 gene encoding protein ABHD11 isoform X1 — protein MCVLRHDAPSAVDRLKLSSISTSGAAVHCTLAESQLSLWPFLNAHAVCSGAYAAMSALCRLIQRGLLSGRPSCRLFPGQQDVCGVAPIRTASSSSPVNLTYDVFDGKGESTPLVFLHGLFGSKSNFHSIAKSLVQRTGRKVLTVDARNHGNSPHSSVLTYEAMTDDLKHLLAQLRIEKCVLVGHSMGGKTAMTTALTQSGLVERLVVVDISPAQTTTRTNFRYYIQAMQEVKISSDIPRSTARRMAEDQLRSLVKERSVRQFLLTNLVEQNGHYAWRVNLDAISAHLEDIMSFPSFNTIYEGPTLFLGGASSAYISSEDYPEIQRLFPNADIQYIPDASHWIHADKPLDFISSISSFLQS, from the exons ATGTGCGTCCTACGTCATGACGCACCATCAGCTGTTGACAGACTGAAGCTCTCTTCAATCTCGACCTCCGGAGCTGCTGTGCATTGCACACTCGCCGAATCTCAGCTGTCATTGTGGCCGTTTTTAAACGCACATGCTGTTTGTAGCGGTGCATATGCTGCCATGAGTGCTTTGTGTCGCCTGATCCAGAGAGGACTGCTGAGCGGCCGGCCGTCGTGTCGTTTATTCCCCGGACAGCAGGATGTGTGCGGGGTGGCTCCCATCCGGACAGCCAGCTCTTCCAG CCCAGTCAACTTGACCTATGATGTCTTCGATGGGAAGGGAGAGAGCACTCCCCTGGTGTTTCTCCATGGCCTTTTTGGCAGCAAATCTAACTTCCACTCAATAGCGAAGTCCTTGGTGCAGCGCACAGGCCGAAAG GTGCTGACTGTAGATGCccgtaaccatggcaacagcccTCACAGCTCGGTGCTGACCTATGAAGCAATGACCGATGATTTGAAACACCTCCTCGCTCAGCTGCGCATCGAGAAGTGCGTCCTCGTTGGCCACAGCATGGGTGGGAAAACGGCCATGACGACCGCCCTGACGCAG TCTGGTTTAGTGGAGAGGTTGGTGGTAGTGGACATCAGTCCAGCCCAGACCACTACACGCACCAACTTCCGCTATTACATCCAGGCCATGCAGGAGGTGAAGATCTCCAGTGACATCCCACGGTCCACTGCCAGGCGGATGGCTGAGGATCAGCTCCGCAGTTTGGTCAAG GAGCGCTCAGTGCGTCAGTTCCTGCTGACCAACCTGGTGGAGCAGAACGGCCACTATGCCTGGAGGGTCAACTTGGATGCCATCTCGGCGCACCTTGAGGACATCATGAGCTTCCCCAGTTTTAACACCATCTATGAGGGACCTACACTGTTTTTGGGTGGAGCCAGTTCTGCTTATATCAG CTCCGAGGATTACCCAGAAATCCAGAGGCTGTTCCCTAACGCCGACATCCAGTACATCCCAGACGCGAGCCACTGGATCCACGCAGACAAACCCTTAGATTTCATCAGCTCCATCAGCTCCTTTCTTCAGTCCTAG